CAACCCCACCGCCGGCTGTGGCCCGGGTTGGAAGCCCGAGCGGTACCAACTGTTCTCGAAGCGATAGACAATGGTCTTTCCGTCGGAGCCCCAGTGCGGCTCCTCGCCCCCGGCGGTCGAGACACGGACGCGCCGCGTCGGCTGGTCGGACGGGCACACGTAGATTTCCGAGCGACCGCCTTCGCTGTAGGTTCCCGCCAGCCAATTGCCGTCCGGAGAGAAGCGGGACAGGGGCGAGATGTCGGGGATGTCGGTGCCCTGGCCGCCTGGGTCGCCCCGGCCGACGACAACGCCGCCGTCCGCACTCAGGCGCAGCAACCAGCGACCGTCGGGCGATTCCACGACGGTCCGGTAGGCCGAGGCCGTACCGACGGCGAGCGTGTCGACGCCACCGGCGCCACCCAGACGCAAGCGAAGCGCCGGCCGAGAGCCGCCCGCTCCTCCGGCCGTCACGCACAGCGCGAGACCGTCGGCAGACCAGTTGCCCAGGCCGTAGATCGCGTCGTGCAGCCGCTCCTGCGTGCCCCGCTCCAGGTCGAAGATCCACAACTCGGGCTGGCCCGACGGCGGCCGCTTGATGACGGCCAGCCGGCTGCCGTCCGGTGAGAGTTCGAAGGCGCCGTAGTCTCCCGGCGGAAAGGCGAGGGCCTCATCCTCGCCGCCGGCCCTCCGGCGGACGAAGCGCAGGGTGCCGGAGCCCGGGTCTTCCCGCGTAGACGAGGACACCGTCGGCGGCACTCAGCTGGGCCAGGATACCCGTGGACGAGACGCGCAGGTTCGTCGCGACCTGGATCGGGTCGGCCAGGGGTCGCAGGGTCTTGCGCTCGACAGGCACACCGACCAGCGTCCCGCCGCTGCCCGCCTGCACGTAGAGCAGGTGGCCCGAAGGCAGGAGCGTGGGCATCAGCCCGTAAAGCAGGTTTGCCGCGACCAGCGAGCCTTCCGGCTCGAGGCCGTTGATCGTCAGGTAGGACGTCGTGCCGGATGCGAACTCATAGGTGGCCATCTGACGGCTTGCCGCCCAGGCCAGCCGCGTGCGGTCGGATGACAGCATCTGTGCGAAGCCGATGCGCGGCGAGGTCTTCTGCGAGTCCAGGCGACCACCGCTCGCGCGCACGAACGTCAGGACCTGGCCCTGCCTCTCGATGACGGCGATGCGCTCCGCGTCGAGCCACTGCGCGCCGGTCGGCTCTTCCACGGCGGCCAGGACGACGGGAGCCGAGCCGCGCACCGCGATCTTCTTCAGCTCGGTCTGCACGAGGAACCCGATCCAGGCGCCGTCCGGCGAGAAGAACGGGCAGAAGGCGCCCTCGGTGCCGGGGAGCGCCTGCGTCGTGCCGGTCGCCAGGTCCACGGTCACCAGCCGCGACTGCCCGCGCCTGCCTCCCACGTAGACGAGCACATCGGCGCGCGGGGACAGTGCCAGCGCCCTCAACTCGATCCCGAGCATGGCGTCGCCGACGTAGGTCAGCGGCAGCGAGTCCGGCAGCACCAGGTCGAAGCGGCGCACGGGCTGGGTGTCGGCGCCCTTCGCCACCGACGCGGTGCCCAGGCGCCGGCTGATCGCGACACCCAGCAGGGCTCCCACCACCACCGCTGCCACCGCCACGATCGCGACGAGCCGCCCACGGCCGGGGCGCGCGGTTGGAGGCGCCGGCCGCCCCGCCGCGGCGCCGGTCGCGCTCGCACCGTCGTGCTCGAGCGCGAAGGCCAGGTCGCCGGCGCTCTGGAAGCGCGCGTCGGGATCCTTCTGCAGGCAGCGCGTGACGACGCGATCAAGCTGGGGCGGCGTCACCGGCTGCACGGACGACAGCGGGGGCGGCTGGCGCTCCATGATCGCGGCGATCAGGCTCGCCTGGCTCCCGCCGTTGAAGGCGCGCACGCCGGTCGTCATCTCGTAGAGCACACAGCCCAGCGCCCAGAGGTCACTGCGCGCGTCGGCTTCGCGGCCCTCGAGCTGCTCGGGCGACATGTACTGGAACGTGCCGACGATCGTCCCCTCGACGGTGAGGGGGCCGGTCATCGTCGGCGACTGCGACATCGCATCGGTCGTCGGCGCCAGGCCGAGCGCGCGCGCCAGGCCGAAGTCGAGCAGCTTGGCCCCGCCCTTCGTCAGCATGACGTTGCCGGGCTTCAGGTCGCGGTGCACCACGCCGGCGCGATGTGCCCGGTCCAGCGCCTGCGCGATCTGCCGGCCCAGCGACAGCACCTCGGCCACGGGCAGCGCGCCCTTCTCCAGGCGGCGCGCCAGTGTCTCGCCGTCGACGAGCTCCATCACCAGGTAGTCGATGCCGTCCTGGCGTCCGATGTCGTGCAGCGTGCAGATGTGCGGATGACTCAGCTGCGAGATGGTACGCGCCTCGCGGTCGAAGCGGGCGCGGGCCTCGGGCGTCTCGGCCAGGTGCGGCGGCAGCACCTTCACGGCCACATCGCGGCCCAGGCGCGTGTCGCGGGCGCGGTAGACCTCGCCCATGCCGCCGGCTCCCAGCGGAGCCACGATCTGGTACGGACCGAGCATGGTGCCGGCAGCCAGCATCGGTTCCCCTGCCCTTTCGTGGGTGACGGAAGCGGAGAGCCGACGATCGCCGGCGGGATGGACGCAGCGACATTCTGGCACAAACCGGAGTGGATTGATACCAGTTTTCATTAACCGTCGCCGGGAATCAAGAACCGGGACGCACCGCCGATAACAACGGGGTGGACGTGAGGTGGCTTTGCGGCACGGCCGCAGGGAGGCTGGGATGCGTGTAGCCAGTTCGGCATCGGCGCAAAGGGACGCAGCGACGGCCGTGCGGGACGCAGCGTCGATCCTGCGCGCCACACTGGGCGATGAGCCCAGCCTCGTCGCGGCCTACTTCAGCGCCGACTACGACGCGGACACGGTGTTCGCCGAACTCGAGGCCCGGTTTCCGGCGGCGCAGCTGCATGGGGCGACCTCCTGCACCGGCGTCATGACCGAGACGGGCTATGTCGGGCGGGACGGAACAGGCCTGGGCCTGTTCGGCGTCGGCGATCCCCAGGGATTCTATGGCACCGGCGCGGCGCCTCTGACGCTCGGGGTCCGTGAGGCGACGCGGCAGGCCTTGCACCAGGCCCTGGCCAACGCCGACATGGTGGGAGCCCGACCCGACCTCATCTGGCTGAACAGCTCACCCGGCAGCGAGGAGCAGGTCCTCGCGGCCATCCGCGACGAGATCGGCCCCGACGTCCCTGTCATCGGCGGCAGCGCCGCGGACAACACCATCGAGGGACGCTGGCTGCTGTGCGCGCGCGGCTTCCGATCCGCCGACGCGGTGGTCATCACGGCCATGTTCCCGAGCGGCCGCTTCGCCTACGCATTCCACAGCGGGTATGCCCCGACGGGCACGCACGGCACGGTGACGCGGGCCGAAGGTCGCACGATATACGAGATCGACAACCACCCTGCAGCCGAGATCTACGACGGTTGGACGCACGGGAGCATCTCGCAGGAGCGGGAAGGCGGCGGCGTCATCCTGGCGCGAACGACGCTGAACCCGCTCGGCCGCGTGGCTCACCGCATCCAGGGGATCCCGTACTACAAGATCTCGCATCCGGAAACCGCAACCGGTGATGGCGGACTGACGCTGTTCACGGACGTGGCCGAAGGAGACGAGATGCACCTGCTGGCCGGCAGCCGCGACAGCCTGGTCGAACGCGCCGGGCGCGTGGCGACCAATGCCGTCGGATCGGTCTTCGACGGCACCGACGGCGTATCCGGAGCGCTGGTGGTGTACTGCGCCGGCTGCATGCTCGCGGTGCGCGACCAGATGGATGACGTCGTCGCTGGCATCGACGGCGCCCTGGGCGGCAAGCCGTTCCTGGGCCTGTTCACCTTCGGCGAGCAGGGTTGCTTCGTAGGCGGCGACAACCATCACGGCAATCTGATGATCTCGATCCTGGTCTTCGGCAGGTGACATGACGACCGACGTCCGCATACGCGAAGAGCTCCAGGAAACGGTCCTCGACCTGGATCGTGCGTGGCAGCGCGAGAAGCGCACGACCGAGCAGTACCGCGACCTCGTGTCCTGCCTGCAAATCATCGCCGGCGCGCCCGATCTTGCTGTCCTGTGGCAGGAACTGTCGGTGCGACTCGCGCCGATCCTCGGGTTCAGCGCCGCGGCCATGATACGTCAGGATCGCGGCGAGTTCTCCGTCCTGCACTCCACGGCCGGCTGCACGGGACCGATCGAGGTGGCCCCCTCCTCGCTCCTGCGCCGTTCCCGCGGACTCAAGTCGATGGTCCACTTCGACACCGGACGCTGCACCTGCTGCGATGCGCTCTGCCCACCCGCGGCAGGCTCGGCGATCGTGACCGAGATCTACCGGGGGCCCTATACGCTGTCGCTGGTGTTCCTCCACACCGAGCGCAACCACTTCCGCGCCCGGGCTGCCGAATTCCTCGATGGCCTGGCCGCCAGCCTATCCCAGTCCGTCGGGCACCTGCAGACCGTGGGCGAACTCTCGACGGCCCACACGCAGTTGCTCCACGCCGAACGACTGGCGGCCATCGGGCAGCTCGCGGCGGGCGTGGCGCACGAGATCAACAATCCGGTCGGCTTCGTGGCCAGCAACTTCCGCACGCTCGGCGACTACCTCGGCGACCTGGTGGCGCTCGTGCGCGCCTACCGCGAAGGCCGGCCGGAGAGCGAGATCCTCCAGCTTGAGCGCGATCTGGATATCGACTTCCTCATCGAGGACATGGCGAAGCTCCTGCACGAGAACGCCGACGGGCTGCAGCGCGTCGCCGACATCGTCCGCAGCCTGCGCACGTTCGCGCGGATGGACAGCAGGGACGACTTCGCCCTCGCCGATTTCAACACGGCCCTGGCCGACACCCTGATCATCGCCAACCACGAGATCAAGTACGCCGCAAGATGCCTGGTCGACCTCGGCGAAGTCCCGCCCGTCCTGTGCAACGTGGGGCAGTTGAACCAGGTGATCCTCAACATCCTGGTGAACGCAGCCCAGGCCATCCGCGGGCAGGGTCGCCCCGACCTGGGACTCATCACGATCCGGACCTGGGCCGACGACCAGGCCGTCTGGTGCGAGATCGCCAACGACGGCCCGGGCATTCCCCGCGAGGACCTGCCCCGGATCTTCGAGCCCTTCTTCACGACCAAGAAGGTCGGCGACGGAACCGGCCTCGGGCTCGGCATCGCCTGGGACATCATCGTCAACAAGCACGGCGGCGGGCTCGAGGTGGAGAACCGGGATCCCGGTGTCGTTTTCCGCCTGCGCCTGCCGCTGGCGACCGAGGCTGTCCCCGAGGCGCCGGTCCGGTGATCCCGGTGCGACTCCCGGGTGGGACAAACAAACACTACGGGCCGCAACCCGGCGGCCGATACAGACTTCGCCGCGGCTCCCGTCCGAAATCCGGGTGCCGCTTCGGCATGGGCCGATCCCTACGGGCACGGGCGGACGAGGTGGAGCGATGCGATTGGCGACGGACGAGACGACGGACACCACGATGGAAGGCGCTTCCGCAGCGGACCAGTTGCGCGAGGACATCCTCCGCCACATCCGGGTGACCCTGGGCAACGACGCGCAATCCCAGGACCGGTACTCGTGCTACCTGGGCCTGGCGCAGTGCGTGCGCGAGCGCCTGCTCGCCCGCTGGACGGAGTCGCAGCGGACGCTCTCGGACAACTCGGCCAAGCGCGTCTACTTCCTGTCCATGGAGTTCCTGCCCGGGCGCTTCCTGCGCAACTACCTCATCAGCCTGGATCTCGAGGACGCCGCGGCGCAGGCCGTGGCCGCGCTCGGGTTCGACCTGGCCGATCTGGAGGAGCAGGAGGCCGATCCCGGTCTGGGCAACGGCGGCCTGGGTCGGCTGGCGTCGTGCTACCTCGACTCCATGGCCTGCCAGGGCATTCCCGGCTACGGCTACGGCATCCGCTACGACTACGGCATCTTTCAGCAGACGCTGGAGGACGGCTACCAGCGCGAGCAGTGCGACAACTGGGCGCAGTCGGGCAGCCCCTGGGACGTGTGTCGCGCGCGGCACCTGTTCCCCGTGCGCTATTTCGGGCGCACCGAGACGTACGAGGACGCGCGGGGCAACCTGCGCCACCGCTGGGTCGACGGCGAGATCGTCATGGCCATGGCCAACGACATCCTCATCCCCGGCTTCGGCACGCAGTTCGTGAGCAACATGCGCCTGTGGGTCGCGCGCTCGAGCCGCGAGTTCGACCTGCAGGTCTTCAACCGCGGCGACTACGCGGGCGCCGTCCAGGCCAAGGTCCACAGCGAGAACATCTCCAAGGTCCTCTACCCGGCCGATGACAACGAGCAGGGCCGCGAGCTGCGCCTGCGGCAGCAGTACTTCCTGGTGGCCGCGACCATCGCCGACATCATGCAGCGCTTCCGGCGGCAGTGCGGCAACATCGCCGAGTTCGCCGACTACGTGGCGATACAGCTCAACGACACGCACCCGACGATCGCCGTGCCCGAGCTGATGCGCGTCCTGATGGACGACGAGGGCCTGGGCTGGGACGAGGCCTGGTCGACCTGCACGCGCACCTTCGCGTACACGAACCACACGGTGCTGCCCGAGGCGCTGGAGACCTGGCCCGTCGACCTGATCGGCAGGATGCTGCCGCGGCACCTGGAGATCATCCGCGAGATCAACCGGCGGTTCCTGGACGATGTGCGGCGCGACCACCCCGATGAGCCGGCGCTGCCGGCGCGCCTGTCGCTGTTCCAGGAAGGCAGCGAGCCGCGCGTGCGGATGGCCAACCTGGCGATCACGGGCAGTCATTCCGTGAACGGCGTGGCGGAGCTGCACAGCCGGATCCTGCGGGAGGACCTGTTCCGCGACTTCGAGCGAGTGTTCCCCGGGCGGCTGCAGAACGTGACCAACGGCATCACGCCGCGGCGCTGGCTCTACCAGTCGAATCCGCTG
This genomic window from bacterium contains:
- a CDS encoding PD40 domain-containing protein; amino-acid sequence: MSSSTREDPGSGTLRFVRRRAGGEDEALAFPPGDYGAFELSPDGSRLAVIKRPPSGQPELWIFDLERGTQERLHDAIYGLGNWSADGLALCVTAGGAGGSRPALRLRLGGAGGVDTLAVGTASAYRTVVESPDGRWLLRLSADGGVVVGRGDPGGQGTDIPDISPLSRFSPDGNWLAGTYSEGGRSEIYVCPSDQPTRRVRVSTAGGEEPHWGSDGKTIVYRFENSWYRSGFQPGPQPAVGLPERVLTGPYVNVPGYSHAVFPDGSQLLVLGSGGDGTRRLRVVTGVEGLFAGE
- a CDS encoding protein kinase, whose amino-acid sequence is MLAAGTMLGPYQIVAPLGAGGMGEVYRARDTRLGRDVAVKVLPPHLAETPEARARFDREARTISQLSHPHICTLHDIGRQDGIDYLVMELVDGETLARRLEKGALPVAEVLSLGRQIAQALDRAHRAGVVHRDLKPGNVMLTKGGAKLLDFGLARALGLAPTTDAMSQSPTMTGPLTVEGTIVGTFQYMSPEQLEGREADARSDLWALGCVLYEMTTGVRAFNGGSQASLIAAIMERQPPPLSSVQPVTPPQLDRVVTRCLQKDPDARFQSAGDLAFALEHDGASATGAAAGRPAPPTARPGRGRLVAIVAVAAVVVGALLGVAISRRLGTASVAKGADTQPVRRFDLVLPDSLPLTYVGDAMLGIELRALALSPRADVLVYVGGRRGQSRLVTVDLATGTTQALPGTEGAFCPFFSPDGAWIGFLVQTELKKIAVRGSAPVVLAAVEEPTGAQWLDAERIAVIERQGQVLTFVRASGGRLDSQKTSPRIGFAQMLSSDRTRLAWAASRQMATYEFASGTTSYLTINGLEPEGSLVAANLLYGLMPTLLPSGHLLYVQAGSGGTLVGVPVERKTLRPLADPIQVATNLRVSSTGILAQLSAADGVLVYAGRPGLRHPALRPPEGRRRG
- a CDS encoding FIST C-terminal domain-containing protein produces the protein MRVASSASAQRDAATAVRDAASILRATLGDEPSLVAAYFSADYDADTVFAELEARFPAAQLHGATSCTGVMTETGYVGRDGTGLGLFGVGDPQGFYGTGAAPLTLGVREATRQALHQALANADMVGARPDLIWLNSSPGSEEQVLAAIRDEIGPDVPVIGGSAADNTIEGRWLLCARGFRSADAVVITAMFPSGRFAYAFHSGYAPTGTHGTVTRAEGRTIYEIDNHPAAEIYDGWTHGSISQEREGGGVILARTTLNPLGRVAHRIQGIPYYKISHPETATGDGGLTLFTDVAEGDEMHLLAGSRDSLVERAGRVATNAVGSVFDGTDGVSGALVVYCAGCMLAVRDQMDDVVAGIDGALGGKPFLGLFTFGEQGCFVGGDNHHGNLMISILVFGR
- a CDS encoding glycogen/starch/alpha-glucan phosphorylase; translation: MEGASAADQLREDILRHIRVTLGNDAQSQDRYSCYLGLAQCVRERLLARWTESQRTLSDNSAKRVYFLSMEFLPGRFLRNYLISLDLEDAAAQAVAALGFDLADLEEQEADPGLGNGGLGRLASCYLDSMACQGIPGYGYGIRYDYGIFQQTLEDGYQREQCDNWAQSGSPWDVCRARHLFPVRYFGRTETYEDARGNLRHRWVDGEIVMAMANDILIPGFGTQFVSNMRLWVARSSREFDLQVFNRGDYAGAVQAKVHSENISKVLYPADDNEQGRELRLRQQYFLVAATIADIMQRFRRQCGNIAEFADYVAIQLNDTHPTIAVPELMRVLMDDEGLGWDEAWSTCTRTFAYTNHTVLPEALETWPVDLIGRMLPRHLEIIREINRRFLDDVRRDHPDEPALPARLSLFQEGSEPRVRMANLAITGSHSVNGVAELHSRILREDLFRDFERVFPGRLQNVTNGITPRRWLYQSNPLLSRLITDHIGPGWIRHLEELEGLAPLADDREFRRQWRDVKLANKRRLARYILSRTGFGVDPTTLFDVQVKRIHEYKRQLLNVLHVVTLYNRLRDGGGEGVVPRTVIFAGKAAPAYHQAKLIIKLINSVAATIADDPVASRKLRVIFLPNYCVSQAEKVVTAADLSEQISTAGLEASGTGNMKMSLNGALTIGTLDGANIEIMEEVGRENIFIFGLTTAEVNRTRADGYDPRAWRDRNGELHRVLDMIGSGHFSPGNRTLFAPILRSLIEGGDHYLLLADYADYVATQDQVAATFADTERWTRMSILNTARMGKFSSDRSVLEYAQRIWNVEPLVG